Proteins co-encoded in one Bemisia tabaci chromosome 9, PGI_BMITA_v3 genomic window:
- the LOC109036855 gene encoding uncharacterized protein, which translates to MKNYSRWMVSHVCIGYVFLVALVLVAGVTQAKTTGVLLYTDPKIQPDNVIVWNNIGKVIDDTIGQGNQENDPVLHSRSLDFMNALGGLSGTINNSGVSNGHGNGAVIFNGKILNDSASFSKPSTQSNKSPSRNFVSRGDRSPSRRFGSRGDKSPFRNQRPTSPSPSNWDYKPNRFASSSTGLNGLDIAKNSKKLDNVTPAPETSNSSTKPSSAVKTWHGSNLRIDHNGVQITVISHKQRPQHIEIDAEKVYINNEIVCDSVQNLRPKPWYQRRGDGSEWYTNLSVGKPMLHRQMQEFIDDVKKFEREGGFNDGSSDESSGEIKTWHGNFLRIDHNGLKAIVISPRIENIELNGRTVYLNNQVVCDDVKSLRSEPRHQKRTGGSEWLTNLNVGRAMRTAEIEAFDEYLKDVEQAKSAWSGTVEEKLPSEQQRAPVKMDDKTIIENLGKLINW; encoded by the exons ATGAAGAACTATAGTCGGTGGATGGTGTCCCACGTGTGTATTGGTTATGTTTTTTTG GTAGCGCTAGTGCTAGTGGCAGGAGTCACTCAAGCAAAAACAACGGGGGTCCTCCTCTACACCGATCCAAAAATCCAACCGGATAATGTCATCGTTTGGAACAACATTGGGAAAGTAATCGATGACACAATCGGGCAGGGAAACCAAGAAAATGACCCGGTTCTTCATAGTAGATCCCTGGACTTTATGAACGCCCTTGGCGGATTGAGTGGCACAATTAACAACTCCGGCGTATCAAACGGCCATGGGAATGGTGCAGTTATTTTCaacgggaaaattttaaatgatagtGCAAGCTTCTCGAAACCATCGACACAATCCAACAAATCTCCCTCCAGAAATTTCGTGTCACGAGGCGACAGGAGCCCTTCTAGGAGGTTCGGATCAAGAGGTGACAAAAGTCCTTTTAGAAACCAAAGACCAACATCACCATCTCCTTCTAATTGGGATTACAAGCCCAATAGATTCGCTTCGTCGAGTACAG GGCTCAACGGATTGGACATCGCGAAAAACAGCAAGAAACTTGACAACGTGACTCCGGCTCCGGAAACGTCCAACAGTTCCACCAAACCCTCCAGCGCAGTAAAGACATGGCACGGGTCCAATCTACGCATCGACCATAACGGCGTCCAGATAACCGTCATCAGCCACAAACAACGCCCTCAACACATCGAAATAGACGCTGAAAAGGTGTACATCAACAACGAGATCGTTTGCGACTCCGTGCAAAACCTGAGACCTAAGCCCTGGTACCAGCGGAGAGGTGACGGCTCCGAGTGGTACACAAATCTGAGCGTTGGGAAGCCGATGCTACACCGGCAGATGCAGGAGTTCATCGATGACGTCAAGAAATTCGAGCGAGAGGGCGGCTTCAACGATGGATCGTCCGATGAGTCGTCCGGTGAAATCAAAACTTGGCACGGGAATTTTTTGCGCATCGATCACAACGGCCTAAAAGCGATTGTCATCAGCCCTCGCATTGAGAACATCGAGCTGAACGGTCGCACGGTGTACTTGAACAACCAAGTTGTTTGTGATGACGTGAAGTCGCTGAGGTCTGAGCCAAGGCACCAAAAAAGAACCGGTGGTTCCGAATGGTTGACGAATTTGAACGTTGGCAGAGCTATGAGGACAGCGGAGATTGAAGCGTTTGATGAGTATTTGAAAGACGTCGAGCAAGCTAAATCTGCCTGGAGCGGAACAGTGGAGGAGAAACTTCCTAGTGAACAACAGAGGGCTCCCGTCAAGATGGATGACAAGACAATCATTGAGAACCTTGGAAAGCTAATCAATTGGTGA